A genomic stretch from Aedes albopictus strain Foshan chromosome 2, AalbF5, whole genome shotgun sequence includes:
- the LOC134286249 gene encoding uncharacterized protein LOC134286249, producing the protein MVNSDLRKLTKKERQLRDMVESIEEFVNEYQEARDKGSVPARLKKLDEVYDSFCDVRADIEILLEECDTDDEESREVPAAVREQTMAARVKQRSEQNSKTLKTFIQQYFRLKASLEGFMHGPGSSSQLIPAPPNNAPAAASPMRVKLPELKIPTFRGSLMEWVTFRDTFKTLIVDNPHLTDIDRFTYLRTSLAGEALQQIASIDLTADNYSIAWRSLESRYENKKLLVKSHIDALFAVNPMKKESFEALNHVIGEFEKHLQMLTKLGEDTQHWSTLLAHMLASKLDPTTQRLWETEHRSTDVPKYDDMLKFLTNHRTVLRSISGETQAPKEPKKFSKFSSSYSVQQQSCPFCSDGQHWTYQCKRFREMRVDERRNAVKVNDLCFNCLGRGHTSKVCSRGACRVCGQRHHSLLHINSTNEQQAPQSNKRSQQSPQNPQSSQTSSFSQHKKPTHTNPQQSSNQSSKNPIPIANPSMQTPPTLDTPNVVLTAQEAKVSRSVLLATAIVILEDPFGNTMQARALLDSGSQLCFISERASQRLKFKRSREALSISGIGQAAVNSLQLPEGIALADPLFTEPGSVDVIIGAGLFFDLLLKEKFKLGEDGPVVQNTNLGWIVCGNLPIETDVLRPHVANLCTERLDDLLTRFWELESCKTNSVLSLEEYACEKLFDRTTVRDGSGRFIVTLPKKDYLIRQLGDSKSTAMRRFLSLERRLDQNPQLKQMYSEFIHEYLRMGHMEEVVADEEDAALPQYFIPHHCVIKPDSTTTKLRVVFDASCATSTGVSLNNALMVGPTVQDDIISIVLRFRFHRIAIVADAEKMYRMVLQQWTDRKLHKIFWRDSRNEEIRVFQLNTITYGTASAPYLATKCLKRLAELDGHKYPEAAKILSKDFYVDDMMTGVDSVEDGVKLCSDMQQLLKGGGFNLRKWSSNCPAVLEEIPAELKDDRSSFELDDSSATIKTLGLVWEPRIDVFRFKVPEWTSSVICKRSVVSDLARIFDPIGLIGVVIVSAKIFVQTLWKQKVSWDEPLQDELRTQWIEFRTSLSRLENLQIPRWIAFRKDCLSLELHGFCDASMKAYGACIYVRCTHFDGTITSNLLVAKSRVAPLAELGKKRKQLTIPRLELSSAVLLAHLYEKTSASIPVPAQSYFHTDSMIVRYWLSSNPSRYQMFVANRISEVQHLTKNGTWRHIAGIDNPADGLSRGVSPADLQQNSLWWEGPGWLRQEKNCWPETQEVVLEELDRSCLEEGSTVASVAAISPPSEVFGLRSTLHRLEKLVAMLLRFKHNALHARGSIPKKYGPVSLAEREDALLHLVKLSQKECFAQEIADLERKGEVKPTSRVNTLHPRLVEGVLRVGGRLENAPISTDRKHPVLLDKNHPLTFMIMRRFHFEHLHAGPQLLVASVRERFWPLSARSLARTIVHRCITCFRNKPTVQNQLMADLPAERVTPAPPFLRVGVDYCGPFLINYPNRRRITVKHYAAIFVCLVTKAVHIEMVADLTTQGFLAALKRFVARRGKPALITCDNGSNFVGARRQLDELAALFRDQQSQQAITAGAADAGIDFKFIPAKSPNFGGLWEAAVKSMKQHLKKMIGLRTVTPEELNTVLTQIEACLNSRPLTQISSDPSDLDVLTPGHFLIQRPLTAVADRGYKTFRRTDSPGGRRLKISFSACGPDGPRSTCPTCTTGQSGPARGTTCSLAQWC; encoded by the coding sequence ATGGTGAATTCCGACCTGAGAAAGCTGACGAAGAAGGAGCGACAACTGCGGGACATGGTGGAATCCATTGAGGAGTTCGTGAACGAGTATCAGGAGGCACGCGATAAAGGTTCTGTTCCAGCAAGACTGAAAAAGCTGGACGAGGTCTACGATTCCTTCTGTGATGTGCGCGCAGACATCGAAATACTCCTCGAGGAATGCGACACCGATGATGAGGAGAGTAGAGAGGTTCCAGCAGCGGTTCGCGAACAGACCATGGCGGCCAGGGTGAAACAACGCAGCGAACAAAATTCCAAGACCCTGAAGACATTCATCCAACAATACTTCCGACTAAAGGCATCATTAGAAGGTTTCATGCACGGGCCCggttcaagcagtcaactgatccCAGCACCACCGAACAACGCACCGGCGGCGGCCTCTCCTATGCGTGTGAAGCTACCCGAATTGAAGATTCCGACGTTTCGGGGATCGCTCATGGAATGGGTCACTTTTAGGGACACGTTCAAAACCCTAATTGTCGACAATCCTCACTTGACCGATATCGATCGGTTCACATACCTTCGAACTTCGTTGGCGGGAGAAGCGCTGCAGCAGATTGCGTCGATTGACCTCACGGCGGACAACTACTCCATAGCGTGGCGCTCATTGGAGTCACGCTACGAAAACAAGAAGCTTCTGGTGAAGTCCCACATAGATGCTCTGTTCGCAGTCAACCCGATGAAGAAGGAGTCCTTCGAAGCGCTGAATCACGTCATCGGCGAGTTTGAGAAACATCTACAGATGCTGACGAAGCTCGGCGAAGATACTCAACATTGGAGTACGCTTCTGGCTCACATGCTGGCCAGCAAGCTCGATCCCACAACACAACGACTGTGGGAAACGGAACATCGCTCAACAGACGTTCCCAAATATGACGACATGCTGAAGTTCCTAACGAACCACAGGACAGTTTTGCGTTCGATTTCCGGTGAAACACAAGCACCAAAGgagccgaagaaattctcaaagtttAGCAGCAGTTATTCGGTTCAGCAGCAGTCGTGTCCATTCTGCAGTGACGGTCAACATTGGACGTACCAGTGCAAGCGGTTCAGGGAGATGAGAGTCGACGAGCGGAGGAATGCAGTGAAGGTCAACGATTTGTGCTTCAATTGTCTCGGTCGCGGTCACACTTCAAAGGTCTGTTCCCGAGGCGCCTGTCGTGTTTGCGGTCAACGACATCATTCATTGCTGCACATCAACAGCACTAATGAGCAGCAGGCACCGCAATCGAACAAGCGCTCGCAACAGTCACCACAGAACCCACAATCGAGTCAGACAAGTTCATTCTCACAGCACAAAAAGCCAACACATACCAATCCTCAGCAATCCTCAAACCAATCTTCCAAAAACCCCATTCCTATAGCCAATCCAAGCATGCAAACGCCACCTACTCTAGACACTCCTAACGTTGTACTCACCGCTCAAGAAGCCAAGGTGTCACGATCGGTTCTGCTAGCAACTGCGATCGTGATCCTTGAAGACCCCTTTGGAAACACCATGCAAGCTAGAGCATTGCTTGACAGCGGCTCTCAGCTGTGCTTTATTTCTGAACGAGCATCGCAGCGTTTGAAATTCAAGCGCTCTCGCGAAGCACTTTCGATTAGTGGTATCGGTCAAGCCGCTGTCAACAGTCTGCAACTTCCGGAGGGCATCGCACTCGCCGATCCACTTTTCACGGAACCCGGTAGCGTGGATGTGATTATCGGGGCAGGATTGTTCTTCGACCTGCTCCTCAAGGAGAAATTCAAGCTCGGAGAAGATGGACCAGTCGTACAAAACACGAACCTCGGCTGGATTGTATGCGGAAACCTTCCTATCGAGACAGATGTGCTGAGACCGCACGTTGCCAATCTGTGCACCGAAAGGCTGGATGATCTACTCACGCGATTCTGGGAGCTGGAGTCGTGCAAAACGAACAGTGTGCTGTCATTGGAAGAATACGCCTGCGAGAAGCTCTTCGACCGTACAACGGTGCGGGATGGAAGTGGGCGGTTCATTGTAACACTTCCCAAGAAGGACTACTTGATTCGTCAACTTGGGGATTCGAAATCCACGGCGATGCGCCGTTTCTTGTCGCTGGAACGCCGGCTAGACCAGAATCCACAACTCAAGCAAATGTACAGCGAGTTCATTCACGAATACCTTCGCATGGGCCACATGGAGGAGGTTGTCGCGGACGAAGAAGATGCTGCACTGCCGCAGTACTTCATTCCGCATCACTGCGTCATCAAACCCGACAGCACAACTACGAAGCTACGGGTGGTGTTTGATGCATCGTGTGCTACGTCGACCGGAGTCTCCCTCAATAATGCGTTGATGGTGGGGCCGACGGTTCAGGATGATATCATTTCGATCGTCCTTCGCTTCCGATTTCATCGGATTGCCATCGTAGCGGACGCCGAAAAGATGTACCGTATGGTACTGCAACAGTGGACGGATCGCAAACTGCACAAGATCTTCTGGCGAGATAGTCGGAACGAGGAAATCCGAGTCTTCCAGTTGAACACCATAACGTACGGGACGGCGTCAGCGCCGTATTTGGCCACGAAATGTCTTAAGCGACTCGCAGAACTGGATGGACACAAGTACCCTGAAGCAGCAAAAATCCTCAGCAAAGACTTTTACGTTGACGACATGATGACTGGAGTGGACAGTGTAGAAGATGGAGTCAAGCTGTGCAGCGACATGCAGCAGCTGCTGAAAGGCGGAGGATTCAACCTGCGAAAGTGGAGTAGCAACTGTCCAGCTGTTTTGGAGGAAATACCCGCGGAGCTCAAGGACGACCGCAGTTCGTTCGAGCTCGACGACTCAAGCGCTACCATAAAAACCCTTGGTCTAGTCTGGGAGCCCAGGATAGATGTATTCCGCTTCAAGGTTCCGGAATGGACATCTTCGGTGATCTGCAAACGTTCGGTCGTTTCCGACCTAGCAAGAATCTTCGATCCGATCGGGCTAATCGGAGTTGTGATCGTCTCTGCCAAAATATTCGTCCAGACCCTCTGGAAACAGAAGGTTTCCTGGGATGAACCTCTGCAAGATGAGCTCCGAACTCAATGGATCGAATTTCGCACCAGCCTTTCGAGGCTCGAAAATCTGCAGATTCCGAGATGGATTGCCTTCCGGAAAGATTGTCTCTCGTTGGAGCTCCACGGCTTTTGTGATGCATCAATGAAGGCCTATGGAGCATGTATATACGTCCGATGTACACACTTTGATGGGACAATCACATCCAACTTGCTGGTAGCCAAGTCACGAGTCGCACCGCTTGCTGAACTGGGTAAGAAGAGGAAGCAGCTCACAATTCCACGACTAGAGTTGTCTTCGGCTGTACTTCTCGCGCACCTGTATGAGAAAACTTCGGCGAGCATTCCGGTACCCGCTCAATCGTATTTCCACACCGATTCTATGATCGTGAGATACTGGCTCTCATCAAATCCGTCGCGATACCAAATGTTCGTGGCGAACAGAATCTCCGAAGTGCAGCATCTGACGAAGAACGGAACCTGGCGACATATTGCAGGCATTGACAATCCCGCGGATGGCCTATCGCGCGGTGTTTCACCTGCAGATCTACAGCAGAACTCGCTATGGTGGGAAGGTCCGGGCTGGTTACGACAAGAGAAGAACTGCTGGCCGGAAACACAAGAAGTAGTACTGGAGGAGCTCGATCGTTCGTGCTTAGAAGAAGGTTCCACAGTAGCTTCAGTAGCAGCAATTTCGCCACCTAGTGAAGTCTTCGGTCTACGTTCCACACTGCACCGGTTAGAAAAATTGGTTGCCATGTTGCTGCGCTTCAAACACAACGCTCTTCACGCACGTGGATCGATTCCCAAGAAGTACGGTCCGGTATCACTTGCAGAACGAGAGGACGCTCTACTGCATCTTGTGAAGCTGTCACAGAAGGAGTGCTTCGCTCAAGAAATCGCCGATCTTGAAAGAAAGGGAGAAGTCAAGCCAACTTCTCGAGTCAACACACTCCATCCACGGCTAGTCGAAGGCGTACTTCGGGTTGGCGGCCGGCTGGAAAATGCTCCAATTTCGACGGACCGAAAGCATCCTGTGCTGTTGGACAAGAACCATCCGCTAACGTTTATGATTATGCGTCGTTTCCACTTTGAACACCTTCACGCTGGACCACAACTGTTGGTAGCCAGTGTCCGGGAACGCTTCTGGCCACTCAGCGCACGCAGTCTCGCTAGGACGATCGTGCACAGATGCATTACCTGCTTCCGCAATAAGCCGACGGTCCAGAATCAGTTGATGGCTGATCTCCCAGCGGAACGGGTTACCCCAGCTCCACCATTTCTTCGGGTAGGCGTTGACTACTGCGGACCCTTTCTGATCAACTACCCCAATAGAAGGCGAATCACCGTTAAGCACTACGCAGCCATCTTTGTTTGCTTGGTCACTAAAGCGGTCCACATCGAGATGGTTGCTGACCTCACCACCCAAGGTTTCCTGGCCGCACTGAAACGGTTCGTGGCCAGACGTGGAAAACCAGCCCTCATTACGTGCGACAACGGCTCTAACTTCGTTGGAGCAAGGCGGCAGTTGGATGAACTTGCCGCTCTGTTCAGAGACCAGCAATCCCAGCAAGCAATTACTGCGGGTGCTGCGGATGCTGGAATAGATTTCAAATTCATTCCTGCCAAATCCCCAAACTTTGGCGGTTTGTGGGAGGCGGCAGTGAAGTCCATGAAGCAGCATCTGAAGAAGATGATAGGACTGCGAACAGTTACTCCTGAGGAACTGAACACGGTTCTGACTCAAATCGAGGCGTGTCTCAACTCTAGACCGCTTACACAGATCAGTAGCGATCCGAGTGACCTCGATGTTTTGACTCCAGGCCACTTTCTCATTCAACGCCCTCTGACGGCCGTGGCTGACCGTGGCTACAAGACGTTCCGGAGAACCGACTCTCCAGGTGGTAGAAGGCTGAAGATTTCGTTCAGCGCGTGTGGTCCAGATGGTCCACGCAGTACTTGTCCGACCTGCACAACAGGACAAAGTGGACCCGCCAGAGGAACAACCTGTTCGTTGGCACAATGGTGCTGA